The genomic stretch CGTCTCCATTGGTGGTCTGATGCTGCTGAATGCAGCCTTTCAAGCAAAACAGGAAGAGATTCATCTGGCCATCGAAGGCATGGAATTGAGCGAACGGCTGCGCGAGATACGTTTTTACACAAATGAGGACTCACTGAAAGCCGGGGATATCATGCGCGAATACGATGCGTCCAAAGCACTGTTGAATGTTGCTTTGGGGAATTCCCGGTTGGTTACCTCCGTGGTTCTGCTTTTGGTGATGTTAGCATCCAGCGCCATCTTTATCCTAGCGATCATTTGGCTCAGTAAACCCTTGCGGGAGCTAAAGATGGCAACCGACCAAATTCGAGAAGGCAATTTCAGCGTGCATCTGCCCGATACCGGTATCCGAGAAATCCGCGAGCTCAAGAGCAGCTTCAATGTGATGTCCCGCGAGCTTGAAAACATCCAAAACAAGCTCTTGGTAGCAGAAAAAGAGATGATCTGGAAAGACCTCTCTCGCATCCTTGCCCACGAAATCAAGAATCCGCTCACCCCTATTCAACTGGTGGTTCAACGCCTGGAGGAACGCTTTCAGAGCGATCCTGACAGCGTCAAAGACCTGCTGCCAGAAACTATTTCCATCATCAGCCAGGAAATCGAGAATCTGCGGCTATTGGCACAGGATTTTAGCAGCTATGCCAAGGCTAGTCAACCCGATCGGGAACAGTTCAATCCCGCTCTGGTAATCCGCGAGATCGTGAAATCCTATTGCCAAAACTATTCTATTGAGCTGAATCTAAACGACAATCTGAGTATCACTTTCGATAAAACTCACTTTTATCAGGTGATTACAAACATCCTG from Candidatus Cloacimonadota bacterium encodes the following:
- a CDS encoding HAMP domain-containing sensor histidine kinase, whose product is MKQLGFRSTIIILFLSVSIGGLMLLNAAFQAKQEEIHLAIEGMELSERLREIRFYTNEDSLKAGDIMREYDASKALLNVALGNSRLVTSVVLLLVMLASSAIFILAIIWLSKPLRELKMATDQIREGNFSVHLPDTGIREIRELKSSFNVMSRELENIQNKLLVAEKEMIWKDLSRILAHEIKNPLTPIQLVVQRLEERFQSDPDSVKDLLPETISIISQEIENLRLLAQDFSSYAKASQPDREQFNPALVIREIVKSYCQNYSIELNLNDNLSITFDKTHFYQVITNILQNAIDASEDGKPISINLHGEHSYVVLSIKDEGSGIDPADLSRIFEPYFSKKTKGTGLGLALVKKLCEANSAILRVKSKKGEGSEFTIIIEEHTA